In Spirochaetales bacterium, one genomic interval encodes:
- a CDS encoding C_GCAxxG_C_C family protein, with amino-acid sequence MKKEALAVNKFKDGYNCAQSMIYSFADDVGIDTSIALKLSSGFGGGMGRKGNVCGAVTGAILIIGLIYGRGENEDRLKQEETYKYVREFINRFEKKYDTIECKSLIDNIDLLSEEGQNKFKESKMIYKCCEYIESANRIIQEMIK; translated from the coding sequence ATGAAAAAGGAAGCATTGGCGGTCAATAAATTCAAAGACGGATACAATTGTGCTCAATCGATGATTTACAGTTTTGCAGATGATGTGGGAATCGATACATCGATCGCGCTAAAGCTGTCAAGCGGTTTTGGCGGCGGCATGGGAAGAAAGGGAAATGTATGCGGAGCGGTCACGGGCGCTATACTTATAATCGGATTAATATATGGCCGGGGTGAAAATGAAGATAGACTCAAACAGGAAGAGACCTATAAATACGTGAGAGAGTTTATTAATCGGTTTGAAAAAAAATACGATACAATAGAATGCAAAAGTTTGATTGATAATATTGACTTGTTGAGTGAAGAAGGTCAAAATAAATTCAAAGAGTCCAAAATGATTTATAAATGTTGCGAATATATCGAAAGTGCCAACAGGATTATTCAGGAAATGATTAAATGA
- a CDS encoding universal stress protein, with translation MSRTIFKHIMFCTDFSENADRAFDVVLHLLQGNPGSSLVLFHIIPQPEAQFWKSYLYEVEDVEDKSGHDIDEKIEQTYIVRLPLKTGYTIVVEAGKVDEKILDYADKNDVDLIVIGRQGRSTSGTFLFGNITEKVARKSRCPVLIVPATFFFSEGEGES, from the coding sequence ATGAGTAGAACAATTTTCAAGCATATCATGTTCTGTACCGATTTTTCGGAGAACGCGGACAGGGCCTTCGATGTCGTCCTGCATCTGCTTCAAGGGAATCCCGGAAGCAGTCTCGTGCTTTTCCACATTATCCCGCAACCGGAAGCGCAGTTCTGGAAAAGCTACCTCTATGAGGTGGAGGATGTCGAGGACAAGTCCGGCCATGACATCGATGAAAAAATCGAACAAACCTACATTGTAAGGCTTCCCCTCAAGACGGGGTATACGATCGTGGTCGAGGCCGGAAAGGTCGATGAAAAGATCCTGGATTATGCCGATAAAAACGACGTGGATCTTATCGTTATCGGGAGGCAGGGTAGAAGTACCTCGGGGACCTTTCTCTTCGGCAATATTACGGAGAAAGTCGCCCGGAAATCACGATGTCCCGTTCTCATCGTTCCGGCGACGTTCTTTTTTTCGGAAGGCGAAGGGGAAAGCTGA